The Chitinivibrionales bacterium nucleotide sequence ATTGATTGTTTAGCCTCACCCCACCCCCTCTCCCACAGGGAGAGGGGAGATTGTCATTCTTTCTTGCCTTGACATCGGGGCGCTGCCCCGGGCAACAAATATTACACCCCTAGGGGGCTGAAAAATACAGTCACGGCGTTACAACCTTTGCCCGTGCGCCAGGCAGGACTGGAGCTTGGTCCCGACCAACGGGAGGAAATAGACCCGCTGGAGCACGGTTCTGCCCGGCCCGCGCCGTCAGGCATATAGGGGCCGTGGCAGCCCGAGCCGAAGGCAACACCGGAAGGACGACCCTTGGAAGTACCCGAAGGGGTGCGGCCGCCGCCGCTTCGGCGGGGCGCCCATTTTATCTTATTCTTTATATCTACTAACTATGGCACCAATCACAGACATTTGCTATATTATAGTCTAAATTATTTATATTTTATAGGTTAAGGTCCGTTAATCAGAGAACTTGTGCGCCAGTAGCTCAGTTGGATAGAGCGTCGGCCTCCGGAGCCGAAGGTCGTGGGTTCGACTCCCTCCTGGCGTATTTCGCAGCTGCTTAATTTACAAAGGGGGTTCTTATCAAATTCCGAACCAGAACCAGCGGTATTTTCGAAATCATCCAGCCCGTTGCGGAAAAGGGTGAGGTGTTCGATTCCACGCTTCTCAAGAACATGATCAACTCGCTCATCGCCGAGGGGAAGCGGAACTTCGCCATCGACCTGTCTCCGCTCGACTACATCTACTCCGACGCGATCAACGTGATCCTCGCCCTCAACCGGCGCATTCTCGACGTGAGCGGCCGTCTGTCCATCATGGGCCCGACCCCGGAGGTGCGTCAGATCCTCGAGCGCACGGGGCTGCAGAACATTTTGAAGATATTCGACACCGAAGCCGAACTGCTCAAGAGCTCGGAGGACATCATCCTCCAGACCACGCGGTATAATGTCGCCGACCTGCAGTCGTACCAGCAGCAGCCGGCCAAGCCGAAATCGGAGTTCGAGGATTTTCGCTCTGAAATAAGCACCGCAATGTCGCCCGGCGTCGTGGCAGCCGAAGCCGAGCCCGCACCGGGATTCCGCCAGGCGCCGCCGCAATATGCCGCACCGCAGGAACCGCCCCAGCAATTTGCGAAACCCGCTCCCTTCAAAGAAGAGGAATTCGAGGCCGCTTATAAATCATTCGAAACCGAGGCAACCCAGGACACCTACGGGCCGCCGCCCATGCGGCCGCCCGCGCCGCAGCAATATGCCGAACCGTTCACGCCGCCGCCCGTGGTGCCTCCACGGCCGGCAGCCCAGCCGTTCAAGAGGCCCGAGCAGGAATTCGCGCCTGTCCAGGAGCCCATGCCCGCGGCACGGCGCAGAGAGGCCGAGTTCACGCCGCCGCCCCCGCCGCCCACCCGCAGGGTTCCGGCGGTTCCTCCTCCCGAAGCGGCTATTGAGAAGCCGGAGCCCGTTCCGGCAAAACGCAAACCTGCGCTTGAGGAAAAATACGGCGAATATTCCGGCGAAGCCGAAATGGCTCCTAAAAAGCGTTCCCCGCTGCCCGTGATCATCACGCTGCTCCTGGTGGCGCTTTTGGCCGCGGGCGGATATTACGGATACACCGTTTACATAAAGGGACAAAAAGAGAACCCGGCACCGCTCGTCGCGCCGACGCCAGCAAAGCCGCCGGCGCCGGCGCCTGCACCAACCGTCTCAACGCCGACGCCGGCACCCGCACCAACGCCGCCCCCTGCTGTTGAGCCGGTCAAGCCGGCCGCGCCGGTCGCGGAAACTCCTGAAAAACCGTCCAAGAAACCAGCGCCCGGCAAGCCTGGCAAAAAGCCGGAGGCGGTCACACGCAAAGAACCGTCAATTGCCCCGACCACTGCCGCGGCCCAGGGGAAACTGACCATTTCGTCAGCCCCTTCCGGCGCAACCGTAAAGGCCGACGAAAACGTTCTAGGTGTCACGCCGTATATATGGAAAAATCCCAATATCATCGGCGAGGTGACCCTAACGATTTCCAAAACGGGCTACAAGGACGCGGTCAAGACCATCGAATTCACCGGCGGCACCAAGCAGGAATTCTTCAAGCTGGAAAAAGAAGAGGCCGCGCCAACTGCTAAGCCGGCTCCTGCGCCCGCACCCGAGACTGTGCCCGCGCCCGAAGCCGCAGCGCCGCCTCCTCCGCCCAAACCCGCGCCCGCGGCCGAACCGGCGCCCGCGCCCGCAGCGTCATCGGGCAACGGAGATCCAGCGACAATTTTCATCTCGTCGTTGCCGCCCGTCGCTGACGTGTATATGGACGGGAAACTAATCGGCAAGACGAACATCACCAAGCTCAATGTGCTGTCAGGCACGCACAGCATGCGGTTTGTCAAGGGAACGGCAGAAGTCACGCAGGACATGACGTTCAAGGCCGGCGACAACCCATCGCGCTTCGTGTCGGTGAAGTAATAAGGTCAAGTTAGAAATTGAAATTTATTAGCCGGAGCGTCTTTTTTAAAGC carries:
- a CDS encoding PEGA domain-containing protein, with the protein product MFDSTLLKNMINSLIAEGKRNFAIDLSPLDYIYSDAINVILALNRRILDVSGRLSIMGPTPEVRQILERTGLQNILKIFDTEAELLKSSEDIILQTTRYNVADLQSYQQQPAKPKSEFEDFRSEISTAMSPGVVAAEAEPAPGFRQAPPQYAAPQEPPQQFAKPAPFKEEEFEAAYKSFETEATQDTYGPPPMRPPAPQQYAEPFTPPPVVPPRPAAQPFKRPEQEFAPVQEPMPAARRREAEFTPPPPPPTRRVPAVPPPEAAIEKPEPVPAKRKPALEEKYGEYSGEAEMAPKKRSPLPVIITLLLVALLAAGGYYGYTVYIKGQKENPAPLVAPTPAKPPAPAPAPTVSTPTPAPAPTPPPAVEPVKPAAPVAETPEKPSKKPAPGKPGKKPEAVTRKEPSIAPTTAAAQGKLTISSAPSGATVKADENVLGVTPYIWKNPNIIGEVTLTISKTGYKDAVKTIEFTGGTKQEFFKLEKEEAAPTAKPAPAPAPETVPAPEAAAPPPPPKPAPAAEPAPAPAASSGNGDPATIFISSLPPVADVYMDGKLIGKTNITKLNVLSGTHSMRFVKGTAEVTQDMTFKAGDNPSRFVSVK